Proteins from a single region of Chloroherpeton thalassium ATCC 35110:
- a CDS encoding GlmU family protein → MQIIIFEDDSVQHFLPLVYLKPVYDLRVGFGSLKEKFTAKLSPKAELFYHLRTYLRAVFEEVGVALASDVKEQDDVLFLSGRVICDDGFSEKVLSGFFQKNTAYYNGGQIVAFRGALADFFPDSKNLPNTISVSPAIASLPAQQVDCDMLSFLWDLIRLHPQEFLREAKSCSDFGQIKGKVSPHAFLVNEKNIFIGEGAEVKAGAVLDAEDGYIYVSPGAKILPNAVLMENVFLGQKSTIKIGAKIYSNVFIGEQSKVGGEVEDSIIEPFANKQHEGFIGHSYISSWCNLGADTNNSDLKNNYSSVRMTLAGKSFDTKMQFLGLFMGEHSKSGINTMFNTGTVVGLSSNIFGAGFPPKYVGSFQWGGKEDGLTEYRLVKALEVARAMMKRRKIDLTPAYETAFRAAYALEKSRK, encoded by the coding sequence ATGCAAATCATCATTTTTGAAGACGATTCGGTTCAGCATTTTTTGCCGTTGGTTTACCTAAAACCCGTTTATGATTTGCGCGTGGGTTTTGGCTCGCTAAAAGAGAAATTTACGGCGAAGCTTTCCCCAAAGGCTGAACTGTTTTATCACTTGCGCACTTACCTTCGTGCAGTGTTTGAAGAAGTTGGCGTTGCGCTTGCTTCTGATGTTAAAGAACAAGATGATGTGCTTTTCCTGAGCGGGCGCGTGATTTGCGACGACGGTTTTTCTGAAAAAGTTCTATCGGGGTTTTTTCAGAAAAACACGGCGTATTACAACGGCGGCCAGATTGTCGCGTTTAGAGGCGCACTGGCCGACTTCTTCCCCGATTCAAAAAATTTGCCCAACACCATCTCCGTATCACCCGCAATCGCTTCCCTACCAGCCCAGCAGGTTGATTGCGACATGCTCTCGTTCCTCTGGGATTTGATTCGCTTGCATCCACAGGAATTTTTGCGCGAAGCAAAATCATGTTCGGATTTTGGCCAAATTAAGGGCAAGGTGAGTCCGCACGCTTTTTTGGTTAATGAAAAAAATATTTTCATCGGCGAAGGCGCGGAAGTCAAAGCCGGTGCGGTGCTGGACGCCGAAGACGGATATATTTACGTCTCGCCCGGCGCCAAGATTTTGCCGAACGCGGTGTTGATGGAAAACGTGTTTTTGGGGCAAAAAAGTACTATAAAAATCGGGGCGAAAATTTACAGCAACGTATTTATCGGCGAGCAATCCAAAGTCGGCGGCGAGGTGGAAGACAGCATCATCGAGCCATTTGCCAACAAGCAACACGAAGGCTTTATCGGCCATTCCTACATTTCAAGCTGGTGCAACTTGGGCGCGGACACGAACAATTCGGATTTGAAAAATAATTATAGCTCGGTGCGCATGACGCTCGCCGGAAAATCCTTCGACACAAAGATGCAATTTTTGGGGCTGTTCATGGGCGAACATTCCAAATCGGGCATCAATACGATGTTCAACACGGGAACGGTTGTCGGTCTAAGCTCAAATATTTTCGGCGCAGGCTTTCCGCCGAAATATGTCGGTTCGTTTCAGTGGGGCGGCAAAGAAGACGGCCTTACCGAATATCGGCTCGTGAAAGCGTTGGAAGTCGCCCGCGCCATGATGAAACGCCGCAAAATAGACCTAACGCCTGCCTACGAAACTGCTTTTCGCGCCGCCTACGCGCTTGAAAAAAGCCGCAAATGA
- a CDS encoding diacylglycerol/lipid kinase family protein, with translation MNIDLSGSPQLITKTGNKNQSADSYVLRNALKMIDANTSHSANASKKTYPYWFILNPAADKGRAKKRVDWLKKSLKRQELDTVIQLTTMPSEATAFASQAKTCAGIIVACGGDGTLNEVTQSLVHSDSVLGCLPIGSANDFFKNISEIEAEEAGISHLFNATVQPVDVGQVFYQAEHTSSSRFFLNSFGLGFSGRIAKMAAAITWLKGDLTYIYALLKVAANYEAMQANVKLHTQDGIISLDQEKIYMLSIGNGKVEAGKFKIAPQAEINDGWLDVCILKDISRSDLPRWILKYLTGKQIGESQIVYAKAKKIEIELFRPECLHMDGEVIENVQGKLTIEVRPRALNVLSSKKLS, from the coding sequence ATGAACATAGACTTAAGCGGCTCCCCTCAATTGATCACCAAAACTGGGAACAAAAATCAAAGCGCTGACAGCTATGTCCTTAGAAATGCCTTAAAAATGATTGACGCAAACACTTCTCATTCAGCTAACGCGAGCAAGAAAACTTATCCATATTGGTTTATCCTGAATCCGGCTGCGGATAAAGGCCGCGCAAAAAAACGAGTAGATTGGCTCAAGAAAAGCCTCAAACGACAAGAGCTCGACACCGTTATCCAGCTGACAACTATGCCAAGTGAAGCAACCGCCTTCGCCAGCCAGGCAAAAACGTGCGCTGGCATCATTGTTGCTTGCGGCGGCGATGGTACACTTAACGAAGTTACGCAATCGTTAGTGCACTCAGATAGCGTATTAGGTTGCCTTCCGATTGGCTCGGCAAATGACTTCTTTAAAAATATTTCGGAAATAGAAGCTGAAGAAGCAGGCATTAGCCATCTTTTCAATGCAACTGTTCAGCCCGTAGATGTCGGACAGGTATTTTATCAGGCTGAACACACAAGTTCAAGCCGCTTTTTTCTAAACTCCTTCGGACTGGGTTTTAGCGGAAGAATTGCCAAAATGGCCGCCGCCATTACTTGGCTCAAAGGCGATTTAACTTATATTTATGCGCTACTTAAAGTAGCCGCAAATTATGAAGCCATGCAGGCCAACGTGAAGCTGCACACCCAAGATGGCATCATTTCGCTCGATCAGGAAAAAATTTACATGCTCTCTATCGGCAACGGCAAGGTAGAAGCCGGGAAATTTAAAATTGCGCCGCAGGCTGAAATTAATGACGGTTGGCTGGATGTGTGCATTTTAAAAGATATTTCCCGCTCAGATTTACCACGATGGATTTTGAAATATCTAACTGGCAAGCAAATTGGAGAATCACAAATTGTGTATGCGAAGGCTAAAAAGATTGAAATTGAACTATTTCGTCCCGAATGCCTCCACATGGATGGAGAAGTGATTGAAAACGTTCAAGGCAAACTTACCATAGAAGTTCGCCCTCGCGCACTCAATGTATTATCATCAAAGAAACTATCATAG
- a CDS encoding anthranilate synthase component II, producing MILVIDNYDSFTYNLVQYIGELGADVAVHRNDKITVEEIAAMNPEKIVISPGPGTPQDAGVSIPLIQELKGKIPIFGVCLGHQAIGEALGGKVVRAKELMHGKTSMIFHDQKGVFKGVEQPFEATRYHSLVVERESLPQNLQITAWTDDDVIMGMDCESLMLYGVQFHPESIMTKEGKKILMNFLKL from the coding sequence ATGATTCTCGTTATCGATAATTACGATTCTTTTACATACAACTTGGTTCAATATATCGGCGAGCTCGGCGCGGATGTCGCGGTGCATCGCAACGACAAAATCACTGTGGAAGAAATCGCTGCCATGAACCCCGAGAAAATCGTCATCTCGCCCGGGCCCGGCACACCGCAAGACGCCGGCGTTTCCATTCCACTTATCCAGGAACTGAAAGGAAAAATCCCGATTTTCGGCGTTTGCCTCGGTCATCAAGCTATCGGTGAAGCGCTCGGCGGAAAAGTCGTTCGCGCCAAAGAATTGATGCACGGAAAAACATCGATGATTTTTCACGACCAAAAAGGCGTTTTCAAAGGCGTTGAGCAACCGTTTGAAGCCACGCGTTATCACTCGCTTGTCGTCGAGCGCGAATCTTTGCCGCAAAATTTGCAAATCACCGCTTGGACGGACGACGACGTCATCATGGGCATGGACTGCGAATCGCTCATGCTTTACGGCGTTCAATTTCACCCCGAGTCGATTATGACTAAAGAAGGCAAGAAAATTCTGATGAATTTCCTGAAGCTTTAA
- a CDS encoding NHL repeat-containing protein, with protein sequence MQVFPYFFALILWLICPAGNAAGQMPVQKLSGFENAVAISASTALGEIFVLDAEQAKIFKYDKSLKPAGFAGGYGIDKEAFDTPTDLSASDGVNIYVTDRGNQRVVQYDRWLNFISALPELPLSTTSSSSESSSFKISSDIWRPISLSVSAQGELFILEETSRQVIKINPYNFPKTAFERNSLLRFGGFNSGRGNLIDPYQVEVSRSGMVFVADRGRKCVMIYDQFGNFINRIGGDELEALHGIGTTEVLSQNQRKDILLVANGKKVSVFEAGPKSNFQLETEIETEPLLNEPIPVVTDVAVVQGNLFVLTPKALFVVKYESAIRH encoded by the coding sequence ATGCAAGTTTTTCCATACTTTTTCGCGTTGATTTTATGGCTTATTTGTCCAGCGGGAAATGCTGCTGGACAAATGCCCGTGCAGAAACTTTCAGGATTTGAAAACGCCGTTGCGATTTCTGCGAGCACGGCACTGGGCGAAATTTTTGTGCTGGACGCCGAACAAGCCAAAATCTTCAAGTACGACAAGTCGCTCAAGCCGGCTGGATTTGCCGGCGGCTATGGCATCGACAAAGAAGCGTTTGATACGCCAACGGACTTATCGGCCAGCGATGGCGTCAATATTTATGTGACCGACCGCGGCAATCAGCGCGTGGTGCAATACGACCGCTGGCTTAACTTTATTTCCGCCTTGCCTGAATTACCACTTTCCACCACATCGAGCAGCAGCGAAAGCTCATCGTTCAAAATTAGCAGCGATATTTGGCGACCTATCAGCCTCAGCGTTTCTGCACAAGGCGAGCTTTTCATTTTAGAGGAAACCTCACGCCAAGTCATCAAAATCAATCCTTATAATTTTCCGAAAACCGCTTTCGAAAGAAATTCATTGCTTCGATTCGGCGGATTTAATTCCGGTCGTGGCAATTTAATCGACCCTTACCAAGTTGAAGTCAGCCGCTCTGGCATGGTGTTCGTGGCTGATCGAGGGCGCAAATGCGTGATGATCTATGATCAATTCGGAAATTTTATCAACAGAATCGGTGGCGATGAGCTCGAAGCGCTTCACGGAATTGGCACAACCGAAGTTTTGAGTCAAAATCAACGAAAAGACATTCTTTTGGTCGCAAACGGGAAAAAAGTTAGCGTTTTTGAAGCTGGTCCAAAAAGCAATTTTCAACTGGAAACGGAGATTGAAACGGAACCGTTACTGAACGAACCCATTCCGGTTGTGACTGATGTAGCGGTGGTTCAAGGCAATCTTTTTGTACTTACGCCAAAAGCGCTGTTTGTCGTAAAATATGAATCCGCGATCCGCCATTGA
- a CDS encoding lytic transglycosylase domain-containing protein gives MAKSIVIISSVVIILAAVFIVHGQTNGDSTPKPNNTHQPENTTRFYYNHEPVDTLYFCGESVPMNDIDVFERFERDFLINVNDRTQIAMYLKRAGRFFPYIEKRLREEGLPDDLKYLAVAESALLNVRSPAGAAGFWQIMPSIARQYGLVVDGVIDERYNLEKSTTVAIKYLKNSYARFGNWALSAASYNMGVHGTDDELSFQAQDNYYDLWLNRETSRYLFRILAIKEVMENADKYGYSEVRPYAPLDTRTVTITDGITNLAEWAASQGTTYKEMKYLNPWIRSRKIPPHPYRGGTYEITLPASKNSFKKPSAYAYMDNKEEDNAMQHGFYEVQTGETLLSIANKCGLTVEELRQQNRIKEDDEIKPGMKLKIMP, from the coding sequence ATGGCAAAATCAATCGTTATAATCAGCTCGGTGGTCATTATTCTCGCCGCTGTTTTTATCGTCCACGGACAAACCAACGGCGACAGCACACCCAAACCCAACAACACCCACCAACCAGAAAACACCACAAGATTTTATTATAACCACGAACCCGTCGACACGCTTTATTTTTGCGGAGAATCTGTTCCGATGAACGACATCGACGTGTTTGAACGCTTTGAGCGTGACTTTTTGATCAACGTTAACGACCGCACACAAATCGCCATGTATCTGAAACGCGCCGGTCGTTTTTTTCCCTACATTGAAAAACGCCTCCGCGAGGAAGGCTTGCCCGACGACCTCAAATATTTAGCGGTTGCAGAAAGCGCCTTGCTGAATGTTCGCTCGCCGGCTGGCGCGGCTGGCTTTTGGCAAATTATGCCGTCGATCGCTCGGCAATATGGGCTTGTGGTGGATGGCGTTATCGATGAACGCTACAATCTTGAAAAATCCACAACCGTTGCGATTAAATATCTGAAAAACTCCTATGCCCGATTTGGAAACTGGGCACTTTCGGCGGCTTCTTACAACATGGGCGTGCATGGCACGGACGACGAACTTTCGTTTCAAGCTCAAGATAATTATTATGATTTGTGGCTTAATCGGGAAACATCGCGCTATTTGTTCAGAATCTTAGCCATCAAAGAAGTGATGGAAAATGCTGACAAATACGGCTATTCTGAAGTCAGGCCGTATGCGCCGCTCGACACTCGCACCGTAACGATTACCGATGGCATCACCAACCTTGCAGAATGGGCTGCCTCGCAAGGAACGACTTATAAAGAAATGAAATATCTAAATCCTTGGATTCGCAGCAGAAAAATTCCTCCGCATCCATATCGTGGTGGCACTTACGAGATTACTTTGCCGGCCAGCAAAAACAGCTTCAAGAAACCAAGTGCTTACGCCTATATGGACAATAAAGAAGAAGACAACGCGATGCAACATGGATTTTACGAGGTGCAAACAGGCGAAACACTTTTGAGCATTGCAAACAAATGCGGGCTTACCGTTGAAGAATTGCGCCAGCAAAATCGCATTAAGGAAGATGATGAAATTAAACCGGGGATGAAATTAAAAATCATGCCTTAG
- a CDS encoding TIGR00730 family Rossman fold protein, with the protein MGHSKKQPEDDAQNSPKNENGRDWADFMHDGWRVFKIMAEFVSGFEKMAEIGPAVSIFGSARVKPSDKYYKMAEEMAQLLVAQGLGVITGGGPGIMQAANKGAKKAGGASIGFNIFLPHEQDSNKYIDRDKLITFNYFFVRKVMFVKYSQAFIVLPGGYGTLDELGEAVTLIQTKKIAEFPVILIGKSYWDGFLKWIRETMLEEHHYIKSSDLDYVFLVDTPSEAMEIIKRFYAEQNYSPNF; encoded by the coding sequence ATGGGACATTCCAAAAAGCAGCCAGAAGATGACGCGCAAAATTCACCCAAAAATGAAAACGGTCGCGATTGGGCAGATTTCATGCACGATGGTTGGCGGGTTTTCAAAATCATGGCGGAGTTCGTTTCCGGCTTTGAAAAAATGGCGGAAATCGGTCCGGCAGTCAGCATTTTTGGTTCAGCGCGAGTCAAGCCATCCGACAAGTATTACAAAATGGCTGAGGAAATGGCGCAACTGCTGGTGGCGCAAGGGCTTGGCGTGATTACGGGTGGCGGCCCGGGCATTATGCAAGCAGCCAACAAAGGCGCAAAAAAAGCCGGCGGCGCTTCCATCGGCTTCAATATTTTCTTGCCTCACGAGCAAGACTCGAACAAATATATCGATCGCGATAAGCTCATTACGTTCAATTACTTTTTTGTGCGAAAGGTCATGTTCGTAAAATATTCGCAGGCATTTATCGTATTGCCGGGCGGCTACGGCACGCTGGACGAACTCGGCGAAGCCGTTACGCTGATTCAAACCAAGAAAATCGCCGAATTTCCGGTAATTTTAATTGGCAAATCGTACTGGGATGGCTTTTTGAAATGGATTCGCGAAACAATGCTTGAGGAACACCATTACATTAAATCCAGTGATTTGGATTATGTGTTTCTGGTTGACACGCCTTCCGAAGCGATGGAAATCATCAAACGGTTTTACGCCGAGCAAAACTACTCTCCAAATTTTTAG